Proteins encoded together in one Armatimonadota bacterium window:
- a CDS encoding redoxin domain-containing protein, whose protein sequence is MPISVGSQAPDFTLKTKTAEGFVDVTLSSNYSKKNTLLLFVPGAFTGPCTDELCGIASGQFLKTDDSTQVYGISVDGPLSQEAWAKASGITTTLLSDFGKKVIHDYGVVLPDFLGTNGEAAARAAFVVDKAGIVRYAEQTVTPRDMPNWDAIRECLSSL, encoded by the coding sequence ATGCCCATCTCCGTTGGTTCTCAAGCCCCCGATTTCACCCTCAAGACCAAGACCGCCGAGGGATTCGTCGACGTGACGCTGTCCTCGAACTACAGCAAGAAGAACACCCTCTTGCTGTTTGTTCCGGGCGCCTTCACAGGCCCTTGCACGGACGAGCTTTGCGGGATCGCCAGCGGACAGTTCCTCAAAACCGATGACAGCACGCAGGTTTACGGCATCAGCGTGGATGGGCCGCTGTCCCAGGAAGCTTGGGCCAAGGCCAGCGGCATCACCACGACGCTTCTCAGCGACTTTGGCAAGAAGGTCATCCACGACTACGGCGTGGTGCTGCCAGACTTTCTGGGAACCAATGGCGAGGCGGCGGCACGGGCCGCGTTTGTGGTGGACAAGGCGGGCATCGTTCGCTACGCCGAACAAACGGTGACGCCCCGCGATATGCCGAATTGGGACGCGATTCGGGAGTGTTTGTCTTCTTTGTGA